Part of the Methanorbis furvi genome is shown below.
TGACTCCTGAAGAAGGTCTCACCACCCTCAAGAACCTTGGCGAGGCTGGCGACGAGTCCATCATCTTTGTCTCCCGCGGCGACAACTCCGGAACTCACTCCGCAGAAAAAGCCATCTGGGCAGCAGCAGGACTCAACTACACCGCAGAAGTCAGCGGCAACCCGGGCAGCTGGTACGTTGAGACCGGCTCTGGAATGGGTGACACCCTGACCGTTGCCGGACAGAAACAGGCATACACCCTGACCGACGAAGCAACGTTCCTGACCTACAAGAAGAACAACAACCTCCAGCTTGTTCCGATCATCGATGAAGGCGAGACACTTCTGAACCGCTACACCATCATCACGATCAACCCGGAGAAGTTCCCGAACACCAACGTTGTCGCTGCAACCGACTTCACCAACTGGCTCATCTCTGCTGACGGTCAGAAGTTTATCGGCGACTACGGCAAAGAGGTCTATGGAAAATCCCTGTTCAGCCCGATGGTAACACTCGCTGACAGCACCCTTCCGCCGTTCAACATCGACAGCACCACTGCGGTAACTGTCCCGACTGTTGCAACCGCGTAAAACCAAAATCAAATTTATTTTTTTCCCGAATTTTTCGGAGCAGCAATGGACGATATTATCAATGGCGTCACTGAGGCAATTCATCTGATTATCACCATGGACCCTGAGGTCATGGAGATAGCGCAGCGAAGCCTGACGGTGTCATCGGAAGCTACGCTTATTGCTGCATTGATTGCAATTCCTCTCGGCGCTGCGATTTACTACTTTACCTTTCGGGGAAAACGTGTCGTGATTGGAACAATTCAGACTCTGTATGCACTGCCGACCGTTCTTGTGGGACTTCTCGTGTATCTGCTGGTTTCAAACTCTGGACCATTGGGCGGACTCAGGTTTCTATACACAACGAACGCCATGGTTTTGGCACAGGTGCTTTTAGTCATTCCAATCATTGCCGGTCTCACAATTGCAGGACTTTCGAGTCTTGACAAGGAGATGAAGTACACCATTCAGTCGCTGAACGCAAATGCAGTACAGGCGATCATCACCCTCTGCCGTGAAGCAAAGTTTGCCATTCTTTCCGGTGTTATGCTTGCGTTTGGCAGAGCGATCGCAGAAGTCGGTGCGGTGATGATGGTTGGAGGAAACATTCGCCACTTCACGCGAACGTTAACGACAGCGATTTCACTCAACACTTCGATGGGCGAGTTTGCCACATCGATTGCTCTTGGAATTATTCTTTTGTCGATTGCGTTGATCGTCAACTTTGCGATGAACATAATTCAGAACTGGCACTCGGGAGGACAGAAGGATGTCTGAGACACAACCTGTGGTGGAGCTTGCAAACATCAGCCGCGTCTACGGAGAAAAGTATGCACTCAATGAGGTGAGTTTTTCTGTACAACGCGGAGAGATTGTTGCGGTGATCGGTCCTTCGGGCGCAGGCAAAAGTACGCTGATGCGTATCTGCGATATGCTTGAAGAGCAGAGCAGCGGAGATCTTACGCTGTTTCAAACAGTGGTTGAAAAGAAAACCCGCAAATCCCTTCGTGAACGTGTGGGTATTCTGTTTCAGAAGACCGTACTGTTCGACCGCAGTGTTTCTGACAATGTGGCGCTCGGCCTTCAGTATCGCGGGTACAGACATGAAGAGATCCAGCGGCTGACTATTGAGTATCTCAAAAAACTCGGGATGGAAACATATGCGGACCGCAACGCACGTACTCTCTCCGGCGGCGAAGGACAGAGGATTGCGTTTGCCCGCGTGCTGCTGACGGGACCTGAACTTCTTCTTCTGGATGAGCCAACCGCAAACCTTGATCCTCTGGCAACCAGAATGATCGAGGAGATGATCAAAACAGAGAATGCGGAACACAACACGACGATCATTCTCAACACGCATGATCAGAATCAGGGCATGAGACTTGCCGACCGGATTATTGTTTTAATGAATGGGAAAGTGATGCAGATTGGAACACCTGATGAGGTGTTCTATCATCCGTCAACTGAAGAGGTTGCTGCGTTTGTCGGGTTCCAGAATCTGATCTCTGGAACCGTCACAAAAATTCAGAGCGGTGTTGCAGAGATGACAACTGCTGCGGGAATATTCCGCGTTCAGGCAGGGGACGCACACGTCGGCGATGCCGCGACACTTGCTCTTCGCGGCGAAGAAATTCTCGTGCACAACGCAGGTGTTCCTTTTGAAAAAGATCCGGAGAACAGTGTTTGTGGTGCCATTCTTTCATCACAGAAGATCGGGCCGGTAATGGAACTTGTCGTTGACTGCACCATTCCGATCACCGTTGTTGTTCCGGCACGCCACCGGTTTGCCGAAGAGTTTGTGCCGGGAACTCCGGTGTGTCTCTCCTGGCTGACGGCCGCAGCCCATCTGATTTCCCAGACCAGATAGGTTACCATCTCTCATTTTTACCCCTCAGGTTTTTGCGCGGGCTTCAAAAATACCGGTAAATATACGTTGGTTCCGCACGCCCCTCATTAGTAAACCAAGATTATTTTACACGTGTGATCATCGGGAAAATGGTAAATCGTTTATGATCAATAATGGGATTTGTCAACGTAAAATAATTTATGAAACCCCGCCCGAAGCTATTTACGTAGACTGGCGCAACCTTGAATATGACTATACGCAAAACCAGCGTTAGTTATGTCTCCGTAAAGGAGTTGGAGCAGCATCAGCACAATCCGAGAACGTCTCAACTTGGTACGTTGTCCATCCGGTAACAACCGGAATGGAGTCAGAAGTTCGTTGGACATGTTGATATGCGGGTCGATGGTAATCGTCGGAATGGTCAGCAGTTATGCAGAAGCCTCGAACGGGAAGTGAGTAATCTGTTTCTAATCGTTGAAAAATATATCGACACAACATCAAGCCCGACAGCAGAGATTCTTTCCGGCCTTGAGCCGGAAAAAAATCTCGCTCCTGTCAGAATGTCACGTTGATACCGCTGCAGTTGGTACCATTTACCTGGTGGTTCGTTTGCCGCTTCCCGCTACACAAAGACAACGATTACGTGCCGCCGCCTGATGTCAGGACTCTATCTTTTGCAGTTTTTCGTATCACTCAGTCGCATTTTGAACATATCTCTCATACAAGATCTCCGGAGAGGATGATTTACTTGACAAAAATAACCGTGAACCTGATTACCGGGCGGACAATCCAACAGGGTGTCTCCATGGAAGCAGGAAAAGAAAAAGAGGATTACATGAAATCCTGCGGCATCATCGAACTGGACGCAGTCGATATTGCCAAACTTGGAATCTGGAAGAACAGCAATGTCAGAGTCGTCAGTGACTTTGGCAGTGTTGTGGTCAAGGCAATTGAAGCCACCCAGGGACCTCACCCGGGCCTTGGCTGGATTCCGATGGGTCCATGGGCCAACATGGTGATTGACACCAACACCTACTCAACCGGTATGCCAACCTTCAAAGGCACACCTGTCACCATTGAACCGGCAGAAAAAGAGACTGTTCTCAGTTCCATCGACCTGGTTCTCAACGCATGCAAGGAGTAAATGATTCATGACACAACTGGTAACAGACATTATCTGCCCGTTCTGCGGAACATTATGCGACGACATTGAAGTCGAAGTCAGCGATGACGGAAAAAAGATCATCAAAGTCACAAACGCATGTGCGATCGGAGCAGAAAAATTCCTTCACGCACAGTCTCCCGACAGAATTGTCCGCCCCCGCATGAAGCAGGAAGACGGCAGCTGGAAAGAGGTAACCTACGACGAAGCAGCAAAGTACACCGCAAAAATTCTGTGCGACGCAAAGAAGCCGCTGATGTACGGCTGGTCTTCGACCTCCTGTGAAGCACAGGCAACCGGTCACATGATTGCTGAACTTGTCGGCGGCGTTGTGGACAACACTGCTACTGTCTGCCATGGCCCGTCCCTCATTGCAGTCCACGATGTTGGTATTCCGTCCTGTACTCTTGGAGAAGTCAAGAACCGTGCAGACCGCGTGATCTTCTGGGGATGCAACCCGGCACACGCCCACCCGCGTCATATGTCCCGGTACTCCATCTTCTCCCGCGGTTACTTCACCACCAAAGGATCCAAGAGCAGAAAGATCATCGTCGTTGACCCACGCCCGACCGATACCGCATCGGTTGCTGACTATCACATCCAGATTCAGCAGGGACGCGACTACGAACTGATCGATGCACTCCGCGTTGCACTGCAGGAAGGCCCACTGCCGGAAACGGTTGCGGGAGTTCCGAAAGAAAAGATCTACGATATTGCACGCCTTCTGAAGAGCGGCCGGTTTGTCACCATCTTCTTTGGAATGGGGGTCACCCACTCGCTTGGGAAAAATCACAACATCGACATCGCAATCGCTCTGACGGCAGACTTAAACAAGTACACCAAAGCTGCCATCATTCCAATGCGGGGCCACTACAATGTTACCGGTTCCGGACAGGTTCTCGGTTGGCAGTTCGGATTCCCGTTCTGTGTGGATCTCTCCCGCGGCTTTGCCCGCTACAACCCCGGGGAAAGCAGTGCAAATGATCTTCTCATGCGTGGAGAAGTCGACGCAAACTTTGTGATCGGCAGTGACCCGGGATCCCACTTCCCGTTCAAGTCCGTCAAAGTCATCAACGAACTTCCGTCGGTATGTATCGACCCGCACATGACACCGACCGTTGCCGTGTCCAAATGCCATGTGCCGGTTGCACTCGTTGGCATTGAAGTCGGCGGCTCCTGCTACCGTATGGACAACGTGCCAATCGAGTCCAGAAAAGTCGTTGACCCGCCGGCAGGAATGCTCACTGACGGTGAGTTCCTCGAACTCGTTCTCACTGAAGTACAGCGCATCAAAGGAGTTGCAGCATGACCGAAATTCTGATCAAAAACGGATTCGTCTTCGACCCGGTATCGGGCATCAAAGGCGACAAGAAAGACATCGCCGTAAAAGACGGTGTGATTGTTGAGTCGGTCTCAGCCGCGGCAAAAGTTATCGACGCATCAGGCATGACCGTCATGGCAGGCGGTGTGGACATTCACTCCCACGTTGCCGGAGCAAAGGTCAATGTCGGCAGAAACTTCCGCCCGGAAGACAAACTCCAGGCAGTCTACGAACCTGCCCGCGGTGTCCGCCACATGGCAGGAGGAAACTCTGTTCCGACCGTCTTCAAGACCGCATACAAGTATGCGGACATGGGATACACCACCGTCATCGAAGCTGCAATGCCACCTCTCTATGCACGCCACACTCACGAAGAGATGCGTGACACCCCGATCATCGATCAGGCAGCA
Proteins encoded:
- a CDS encoding ABC transporter ATP-binding protein — encoded protein: MSETQPVVELANISRVYGEKYALNEVSFSVQRGEIVAVIGPSGAGKSTLMRICDMLEEQSSGDLTLFQTVVEKKTRKSLRERVGILFQKTVLFDRSVSDNVALGLQYRGYRHEEIQRLTIEYLKKLGMETYADRNARTLSGGEGQRIAFARVLLTGPELLLLDEPTANLDPLATRMIEEMIKTENAEHNTTIILNTHDQNQGMRLADRIIVLMNGKVMQIGTPDEVFYHPSTEEVAAFVGFQNLISGTVTKIQSGVAEMTTAAGIFRVQAGDAHVGDAATLALRGEEILVHNAGVPFEKDPENSVCGAILSSQKIGPVMELVVDCTIPITVVVPARHRFAEEFVPGTPVCLSWLTAAAHLISQTR
- a CDS encoding molybdopterin dinucleotide binding domain-containing protein, which produces MTKITVNLITGRTIQQGVSMEAGKEKEDYMKSCGIIELDAVDIAKLGIWKNSNVRVVSDFGSVVVKAIEATQGPHPGLGWIPMGPWANMVIDTNTYSTGMPTFKGTPVTIEPAEKETVLSSIDLVLNACKE
- a CDS encoding substrate-binding domain-containing protein codes for the protein MKKLLPVFGMVLLLVAVIFAAGCVGTGDDSGNQTATPTTSVPTATPDQLKIATTTSLYDTGLLDSVQDYYLDTYNVDLLITSQGTGKAIQSAKNGDVDVLLVHAPAQEAEFMDSGYGVNHRGVAYNYFVIVGPESDPAGIKNMTPEEGLTTLKNLGEAGDESIIFVSRGDNSGTHSAEKAIWAAAGLNYTAEVSGNPGSWYVETGSGMGDTLTVAGQKQAYTLTDEATFLTYKKNNNLQLVPIIDEGETLLNRYTIITINPEKFPNTNVVAATDFTNWLISADGQKFIGDYGKEVYGKSLFSPMVTLADSTLPPFNIDSTTAVTVPTVATA
- a CDS encoding ABC transporter permease; the protein is MDDIINGVTEAIHLIITMDPEVMEIAQRSLTVSSEATLIAALIAIPLGAAIYYFTFRGKRVVIGTIQTLYALPTVLVGLLVYLLVSNSGPLGGLRFLYTTNAMVLAQVLLVIPIIAGLTIAGLSSLDKEMKYTIQSLNANAVQAIITLCREAKFAILSGVMLAFGRAIAEVGAVMMVGGNIRHFTRTLTTAISLNTSMGEFATSIALGIILLSIALIVNFAMNIIQNWHSGGQKDV
- a CDS encoding formylmethanofuran dehydrogenase subunit B, producing the protein MTQLVTDIICPFCGTLCDDIEVEVSDDGKKIIKVTNACAIGAEKFLHAQSPDRIVRPRMKQEDGSWKEVTYDEAAKYTAKILCDAKKPLMYGWSSTSCEAQATGHMIAELVGGVVDNTATVCHGPSLIAVHDVGIPSCTLGEVKNRADRVIFWGCNPAHAHPRHMSRYSIFSRGYFTTKGSKSRKIIVVDPRPTDTASVADYHIQIQQGRDYELIDALRVALQEGPLPETVAGVPKEKIYDIARLLKSGRFVTIFFGMGVTHSLGKNHNIDIAIALTADLNKYTKAAIIPMRGHYNVTGSGQVLGWQFGFPFCVDLSRGFARYNPGESSANDLLMRGEVDANFVIGSDPGSHFPFKSVKVINELPSVCIDPHMTPTVAVSKCHVPVALVGIEVGGSCYRMDNVPIESRKVVDPPAGMLTDGEFLELVLTEVQRIKGVAA